A single window of Papio anubis isolate 15944 chromosome 8, Panubis1.0, whole genome shotgun sequence DNA harbors:
- the ARC gene encoding activity-regulated cytoskeleton-associated protein: MELDHRTSGGLHAYPGPRGGPAAKPNVILQIGKCRAEMLEHVRRTHRHLLTEVSKQVERELKGLHRSVGKLESNLDGYVPTSDSQRWKKSIKACLCRCQETIANLERWVKREMHVWREVFYRLERWADRLESTGGKYPVGSEPARHTVSVGVGGPESYCHEADGYDYTVSPYAITPPPAAGELPGQEPAEAQQYQPWVPGEDGQPSPGVDTQIFEDPREFLSHLEEYLRQVGGSEEYWLSQIQNHMNGPAKKWWEFKQGSVKNWVEFKKEFLQYSEGTLSREAIQRELDLPQKQGEPLDQFLWRKRDLYQTLYVDADEEEIIQYVVGTLQPKLKRFLRHPLPKTLEQLIQRGMEVQDDLEQAAEPAVPHVPAEDEAETLTPAPNSESVASDRTQPE, encoded by the coding sequence ATGGAGCTGGACCACCGGACAAGCGGCGGGCTCCACGCCTACCCTGGGCCGCGGGGCGGGCCCGCGGCCAAGCCCAACGTGATCCTGCAGATCGGGAAGTGCCGGGCGGAGATGCTAGAGCACGTGCGGCGGACGCACCGGCACCTGCTGACCGAGGTGTCCAAGCAGGTGGAGCGCGAGCTGAAGGGGCTGCACCGGTCGGTGGGGAAGCTGGAGAGCAACCTGGACGGCTACGTGCCCACGAGCGACTCGCAGCGCTGGAAGAAGTCCATCAAGGCCTGCCTGTGCCGCTGCCAGGAGACCATCGCCAACCTGGAGCGCTGGGTCAAGCGTGAGATGCACGTGTGGCGCGAGGTGTTCTACCGCCTGGAGCGCTGGGCCGACCGCCTGGAGTCTACCGGTGGCAAGTACCCGGTGGGCAGCGAGCCGGCCCGCCACACCGTCTCCGTGGGCGTGGGGGGTCCTGAGAGCTACTGCCACGAGGCGGACGGCTACGACTACACCGTCAGCCCCTACGCCATCACCCCGCCCCCAGCCGCTGGCGAGCTGCCCGGACAGGAGCCCGCCGAGGCCCAGCAGTACCAGCCATGGGTCCCCGGCGAGGACGGGCAGCCCAGCCCTGGCGTGGACACACAGATCTTCGAGGACCCTCGAGAATTCCTGAGCCACCTGGAGGAGTACTTGCGGCAGGTGGGCGGCTCTGAGGAGTACTGGCTGTCCCAGATCCAGAACCACATGAATGGGCCGGCCAAGAAGTGGTGGGAGTTCAAGCAGGGCTCCGTGAAGAACTGGGTGGAGTTCAAGAAGGAGTTCCTGCAGTACAGCGAGGGCACGCTGTCCCGAGAGGCCATCCAGCGTGAGCTGGACCTGCCGCAGAAGCAGGGCGAGCCGCTGGACCAGTTCCTGTGGCGCAAGCGGGACCTGTACCAGACGCTCTATGTGGACGCGGACGAGGAGGAGATCATCCAGTACGTGGTGGGCACCCTGCAGCCCAAGCTCAAGCGTTTCCTGCGCCACCCGCTGCCCAAGACCCTGGAGCAGCTCATCCAAAGGGGCATGGAGGTGCAGGATGACCTGGAGCAGGCGGCGGAGCCTGCCGTCCCCCACGTCCCGGCGGAGGATGAGGCGGAGACCCTCACGCCCGCCCCCAACAGCGAGTCCGTGGCCAGTGACCGGACCCAGCCCGAGTAG